A genomic window from Elaeis guineensis isolate ETL-2024a chromosome 3, EG11, whole genome shotgun sequence includes:
- the LOC140856355 gene encoding uncharacterized protein, with translation MGAELTTLQQNGTWTLEHLPLGKKPIGSRWVYKIKYKADGSIERYKARLVAKRYTQIEGLDYTETFAPVAKLTTVRCLLAVAFAKHWQLHQLDVNNAFLHGDLHEEVYMTPLPGFLKPSDTRTGQDVHDKALYYRFLCFLGDAPISWRAKKQTTVSRSSVEAEYRAMAHTIILHIAANPVFHERTKHIEIDCHFVRERLQSQDIATRYVPIHCQLADIFTKALGRDHFQEILCKLGIRNLYAPT, from the exons ATGGGGGCTGAGCTCACTACTCTCCAGCAAAATGGCACTTGGACTTTGGAGCATCTACCACTCGGGAAGAAACCCATTGGATCGAGATGGGtatacaaaattaaatacaaggcCGATGGTTCTATTGAGCGATACAAGGCTCGGTTAGTGGCAAAGAGATACACACAAATAGAAGGCCTTGACTATACTGAGACTTTTGCTCCGGTGGCTAAATTGACTACAGTACGGTGTCTCTTAGCTGTTGCTTTCGCTAAACATTGGCAGTTACATCAGTTGGACGTCAACAATGCTTTCCTTCATGGCGATCTTCATGAAGAAGTATACATGACACCTCTGCCAGGATTTCTAAAACCAAGTGACACACGT ACTGGGCAGGATGTCCATGACAAGGCGCTCTACTACCGGTTTCTATGTTTCTTAGGAGATGCTCCGATTTCTTGGCGTGCTAAGAAGCAGACAACAGTGTCTCGTTCCTCTGTAGAGGCCGAATACCGGGCTATGGCACACACTATCA TTTTACACATTGCTGCAAATCCTGTGTTTCATGAGCGGACCAAACACATAGAAATTGATTGTCATTTTGTCAGAGAGCGACTACAATCTCAAGACATTGCTACACGATATGTTCCTATACATTGTCAGCTTGCAGATATCTTTACCAAAGCTCTCGGCCGTGATCATTTTCAAGAGATTCTATGCAAGTTGGGCATTCGAAATCTCTATGCGCCAACTTGA